A segment of the Ipomoea triloba cultivar NCNSP0323 chromosome 1, ASM357664v1 genome:
CTATAGTTAGTTAGTAGCGAATGcaatactttatttctttatatttgctATCAATTGTCAGAACCAAGCGCTTATCATTGTTATCAATACACCAAAAGTCGTTGTAACTACTAGCGAAAATgttactttatttctttatacttgttTAACCGTCAGTGTCGCATTTCGATAGCAGAATGTTGGACTTGTCCTTCCAAGCCGCCCCACCCGACAATACATCCAACATTTAAACTAATATTGACTCAAAGTGAGGGGGGGTTGCGCTCTTTGTGCGAGCGCAGTAAGTAAATGTCTAGCCTCTGTGCTcaactgagttaccatgatttacatcctcccataTGTTTTGTCGGATTGGGGCTTGGGGGCCCTTGGGTTtggggattcaacattttgaaAGCAAATTTGAACTCAAATCTCCATTCAAGTTGCTTGATCAAGTcgttaatgtaattaataactATAAACTAATTAAGGTTCCAAATTTAACTCTCAGTGGTAGCGGGtggtcttcttgatttgagacACTAATTCTCAAAAATTAAcacaactttaaaagtttagtTGTTTATAATCATGGAGAAGGGTGGACTCACGGGAACACTGGCCTATACATTGAGACACAACTACTTCAATAGTTCAATATCTGTAGCAAGACACTTTAATTTAGTCACATTTGGTGTACTTTGTGTCTATAAATATCTCTTTACACTCGTGTAATTTGTTAACAAAAAAGACAACCCTGCCTCCTACCATCACCTCCAATCCACCCATTCTTCATTTCCATGGATACTTCTTTCAGAAGAATCGCCATGTCTGcacttcttcttctcttcttcactCTCCTAACAGGTTTACTAAGAGAAGTCGAATCCCTCGGCATAAACTACGGCCAAGTTGGCAACAACTTACCCTCGCCGGAAAAAGTCCTGCAACTCTTGCAAGCCCTCACCATCACAAAAGCAAGAATCTACGACACAAACCCTCAAATCCTGACGGCGTTCGCGAATTCCGAGGTTGAGCTCATCGTAACCGTCGAGAATCAAATGCTGTCCACCTTAGGCGGCGACCCGCAGCAGGCGGCGCAATGGGTGGGGACCCACATTGTGCCGTACATCCCGGCGACGAAGATCGTCGGGATCGCCGTCGGCAACGAGGTTTTCACCGACGGCGACGTTTCCTTAATCCCTAACCTCGTACCCGCCATGGTTAACATCCACGCGGCGCTCGTGAGGGCAGGGCTTGATCGGACCGTCCACGTGTCCTCCCCGCACTCCGTCGCCGTCCTCGCCAGCTCCTTCCCGCCGTCCGCCGGCACTTTCCGGCAAGACCTAAGCGAGACGATGGGGGAGTTTTTGCGGTTCTTGGCGGAGACAAAATCGCCGTTTTGGATAAACGCTTACCCATATTTCGCATATAAAGATGACCCGGATCAGATTTCTCTAGATTACGTTCTCTTCAACCCGAATTCCGGCACCGTTGACCCGTTGACCAAGCTCCGTTACGACAACATGTTGTACGCTCAGGTGGACGCCGTGATTTTCGCGATTTCGCGGATGGGATTCTCCGGGATGGAGGTGCGGGTTTCGGAGACGGGGTGGCCGTCGAAGGGTGGGCCCGACGAGAGTGGGGCCACCCCGGAGAATGCGGCGATTTATAACAGAAACTTGATGAGCCGACAGGTGGCGCAAGAAGGGACGCCGTTCCGGGCGAATGTGAAATTAGAAGCTTACGTTTTCGCTTTGTTTAATGAAGATATGAAGCCTGGGCCCACCTCGGAGAGGAACTATGGCTTGTTCCGACCTGATGGAACAATGGCTTATAATGTCGGCATGGTTTCGTCAACCTCACCAGCTTCCGCTGCTCCCGTGTTTTCCTCTGC
Coding sequences within it:
- the LOC116021298 gene encoding glucan endo-1,3-beta-glucosidase 11-like — its product is MDTSFRRIAMSALLLLFFTLLTGLLREVESLGINYGQVGNNLPSPEKVLQLLQALTITKARIYDTNPQILTAFANSEVELIVTVENQMLSTLGGDPQQAAQWVGTHIVPYIPATKIVGIAVGNEVFTDGDVSLIPNLVPAMVNIHAALVRAGLDRTVHVSSPHSVAVLASSFPPSAGTFRQDLSETMGEFLRFLAETKSPFWINAYPYFAYKDDPDQISLDYVLFNPNSGTVDPLTKLRYDNMLYAQVDAVIFAISRMGFSGMEVRVSETGWPSKGGPDESGATPENAAIYNRNLMSRQVAQEGTPFRANVKLEAYVFALFNEDMKPGPTSERNYGLFRPDGTMAYNVGMVSSTSPASAAPVFSSAPIKAKQMDYQSLVYWMFVYLLAWVTCFHH